ATATTGAGAACTTTCCTTGCGAAGACCTCTGCACGATAGACGAGTTATGGGTAAAACACAGCAATGGGCACTTTGGCTTCTCTGTGCAAAAGCGCATTTATCAAAGTCTGGGTGGAACGGTTGGAACCAGAGAACATAACAGCAAAATATGGCAAGCCTTCATAGACTCAGTTGGCTGGAGAAAGGAAGGAAAGTGGATGTACTACAACGACCTGACCTTTGACCTCACAGCACCAGTAGCCCACCTCCCTTACGGGTTGTATTTATTAACGTTTATTGGGGGGTTTTGGGTTAAGTGGTGGTGGGTTCTCTTCTCTCGCATTGAGACTTGTAAACTGTAACATATAAAACCTACAGAAAATTTTAAAGATTTAAGAACCCATCATTTTCCACGAAGCCTTGCGGATTGTAGCTTTCTGTTACCTGGCACTGGGCATTCTCCCTCTGGGAGTAGAATTTTGTAATGTTATACCCTAGGCTAACGCACTGTTAATTGCTGATGGTGCTTTACTCAAAAGCGATCGCTAACCCTAAACTATTTCTCAATCATGCCTGCCAGAGATATATATCACAATGTAGTTATTCAAGCATTAATAGCAGATGGCTGGACAATTACTGATGACCCTTTATATTTGGGTTACGGTGGTAGAGATTTATATATAGATTTAGGTGCAGAACGCAGCACAATTGCGGCAGAAAAAGATAATCAAAAGATAGCAGTTGAAATTAAAAGTTTTCTCAGCCCTTCTCCTGTAAGTGACCTGCAAGAAGCAG
The genomic region above belongs to Calothrix sp. NIES-2098 and contains:
- a CDS encoding serine/threonine kinase: MEKIPSSNIKTITIKPGYRPQAPDIYIDADIYLFTQLYVPNLPMQWTPNQSLHYTRLRDLLAAGEWKEADEETARVILAIAGRENEGWLDLEHIENFPCEDLCTIDELWVKHSNGHFGFSVQKRIYQSLGGTVGTREHNSKIWQAFIDSVGWRKEGKWMYYNDLTFDLTAPVAHLPYGLYLLTFIGGFWVKWWWVLFSRIETCKL
- the xisH gene encoding fdxN element excision controlling factor protein gives rise to the protein MPARDIYHNVVIQALIADGWTITDDPLYLGYGGRDLYIDLGAERSTIAAEKDNQKIAVEIKSFLSPSPVSDLQEAVGQYDIYRTILLELEPERILYLAVAKRVYEGIFSERLGQLIVNRIQIKLIVFDEKNERVWQWIN